One Lysinibacillus fusiformis genomic window carries:
- a CDS encoding alanine/glycine:cation symporter family protein — protein MQWISDIVNSTNDILWTYILIVLLLVAGLYFSFGTKFVQIRLFGEMFRLIVEKREGESGVSPFQAFTISAASRVGTGNITGVALAIGVGGPGAVFWMWIIAIVGMATAFIESTLAQVYKVKDGNTFRGGPAYYMEKALGQRKLGIIFSILLTLSFGFIFNAVQSNTIATSVGEAFHIRPSIIGIFLVVLTAVIIFGGVHRIVKVTQVIVPVMAVFYLLVAFYVVVTNISEVPGVFQLIVTQAFGLQEAAGGAIGVAIMQGVRRGLFSNEAGMGSVPNAAATANTSHPAKQGLVQSLGVFFDTILICTATAFIIILAGLYDTGESNGIILTQNSLAEHVGGWAPYFIAISIIFFAFSSIIGNYYYGESNIEFMNAHKGWMTGYRLLVLVMVMFGSVAQVQLVWNLADLFMGLMAMINIVVILLLGKIAFLVLDDFTQQRKLGKNPVFFAKSIPGLKNTDCWEENRK, from the coding sequence ATGCAATGGATTTCAGATATTGTAAACTCAACGAATGATATTTTATGGACGTATATACTCATCGTATTGTTATTAGTAGCAGGTTTGTATTTTTCATTCGGCACTAAGTTTGTGCAAATACGTCTTTTTGGCGAAATGTTTCGTTTAATAGTTGAAAAAAGAGAGGGAGAATCTGGCGTTTCTCCATTCCAGGCCTTTACGATTAGCGCAGCCTCTCGTGTTGGTACTGGTAATATCACAGGGGTGGCACTCGCTATTGGTGTAGGTGGTCCAGGCGCAGTGTTTTGGATGTGGATCATTGCTATTGTTGGTATGGCAACTGCATTTATAGAAAGTACGCTTGCACAGGTATACAAGGTAAAAGACGGGAACACGTTCCGTGGTGGCCCTGCCTATTATATGGAAAAAGCTTTAGGACAACGCAAATTAGGCATTATTTTTAGTATTCTTTTAACCCTCAGCTTTGGCTTTATCTTTAATGCTGTGCAGTCTAATACGATTGCAACCTCTGTCGGAGAAGCTTTTCATATCCGACCTTCTATCATCGGTATCTTTTTAGTTGTGCTAACGGCCGTGATTATTTTTGGTGGCGTACATAGAATCGTAAAAGTTACACAAGTAATTGTCCCAGTGATGGCTGTTTTTTATTTACTCGTTGCTTTTTACGTGGTCGTGACCAATATTTCGGAAGTACCTGGTGTCTTCCAGTTAATTGTAACGCAGGCGTTTGGACTTCAGGAAGCAGCTGGTGGAGCAATTGGTGTTGCGATTATGCAAGGTGTACGTCGTGGTTTATTTTCCAATGAAGCTGGTATGGGTAGTGTACCGAACGCAGCAGCTACTGCTAATACTTCACACCCTGCCAAACAAGGGCTCGTGCAAAGTTTAGGCGTATTTTTTGATACGATTCTTATTTGTACAGCTACAGCATTCATTATTATTTTGGCAGGTTTATATGACACAGGCGAAAGTAATGGCATCATCCTCACGCAAAATTCATTAGCTGAACACGTTGGTGGATGGGCGCCTTATTTTATAGCCATCTCGATTATTTTCTTTGCCTTTAGTTCCATCATTGGCAATTACTATTATGGGGAATCCAATATCGAGTTTATGAATGCGCATAAAGGCTGGATGACTGGTTACCGTCTATTAGTGCTTGTCATGGTGATGTTTGGCTCTGTCGCACAGGTACAACTTGTTTGGAACTTAGCGGACCTATTTATGGGTCTGATGGCGATGATTAATATTGTGGTTATCTTACTACTTGGCAAGATTGCTTTCCTTGTGTTAGACGACTTTACTCAGCAACGGAAATTGGGCAAAAACCCTGTATTTTTCGCAAAATCAATTCCAGGATTGAAAAATACGGATTGCTGGGAAGAAAATCGTAAGTAA